The window ACTCAGTAATTGGCTTACCCGGTGGTTCTACACCAATTGGCATGTATCAGCTCATCACGGCTATTGTTAAAAATAACCCTGCATATAAAACGGTCACTTATTGTAATCTGGATGAAGTAATTTCTAAAGATGGTCGAATTAAAATGATTAATGAATTTTTAAATCAACAATTTTATGAGCCAAACAATATTCCATCAGCACAACGATACGATTTAAATCTAGATAATATCGCTGAATTCGAATCATTTTTGACTGAACAAGGTGGATTAGATGCGATCTATTTAGGCGTAGGTATAGATGGCCACATTGCTGGGATTACACCAGGTACACCATTTGAACAAATTACATCAATTCAAGCAATGACACCGCATTTTAAAGACCTAGTACAAGCGGGCTTAGGTGGACTAACCAATATCCCAGATAAGCTTGTTACTGCCGGCCCCAAAACGCTTATGAAAGCAAAAAAAATAACAGTTATGTTATCTGGAGCCTCTAAAGCCGATATTGTTAGACAAGCATTCTTTGGCAAAGTGACAGAGGCTGTACCTGCCTCAATACTTCAGTTACACCCTAATGTAACTCTATTACTTGATAATGCAGCAGCTGGGAAATAATCTAACCTTATTTTATTGGAGACAAACCTTAAAAATTAGCCTCCAATAAATACTAAAGAATCATCAAAAAATTAAAAAAGTAATTAAAATCATAATCTTACCACCAACAATTCAACAACTCATACTAAAACAAAAAGCTATTTGTTTTCAATGTGGGATTTTAACCATTGCCTTCCATCAAAAATAACGTTATCTAGTACTCTTTTACCCGATTTATTAGTAAAAAAATGGTCTAATTCAGGATAGATGATCCGTGTAATATTGGTTTTATTATTCTCATTTAAGCGTTGATAAAGTTTATCGCTTTCAATAGGTGACGTATTACTGTCTCTACCACAATCAATCAACAATATCGGTTGTGTAATTTGACTAAGAGAATCATAACGCGAAAGAGATAAAATAGACTTAAACCACTTAAAACCAAGTTCATTATCTTCATTCATGATAATCGGATCTTTTGCAGTTAATATCTCTTTAATAAATGCCTCAAAAGCATCTTGTTGTTCTGTCAACTCTTCAGGTGGAACTGTCTGAAGCAAGTTATAACGCATATCATCCAACAAATAATCAGCACCACCGACTAACGAGATAAGCATTGTCACTTCTGAACTTTTAGCAGTGAACATCTCACCCACTAAAGCCCCGTCACTACGCACATCTTCTTTTGAGTAGGGCAATATATTCGTTATCCCATACTTTTCGACAGTCAACACATCAGCATCGGGAAACATCTTAGGTAAATCGGTATTCAACGAAATATTATTGTCAACACTATTGCAATCCGAACCTTGCAATAAAATCAATAGTGAGTCTTGAGATACTGTATTAGAATGCTTAAGATAAAAATGAATAGATGAACCATCATTACGCGGTAACTCAAATTGTTCTGCCATAATGACGTATGGAACAAACAATAATAATACTCCAGTACAAAGATAATAAAATTTATTTAATGTTGTTTCAATCATATCCCTATTCCTATATTTATTAAATTAATTTTATAGCAGTGTTTTCTCATCTTTTATAAAAGTTTAAGCTCATTGGTCGAGACCCAAACTTTTCTATTTACGGTGATACTGTTTTGAATGTTGGTTATTATGGCATTATTAATAAAATAAACTGGTTTTACAAACCATTTACTAAAATAGGAAAATACCTATTCCAACTATCTCCACCCGCTCGATAATTAAAGTCAATAGATAGAGACGTTTTAAAAAAAGTAATGGCCTAAATTTAGTTTATTTTACTGACTAAATTTAGAAAATAACTCACTAAAAACTAACTAAAATTGTCTCCAATTTTAGTTAAGTGTTACATTTTTCTCTTCAGGCTAAATTGATTGCCATTACCTTTTCTTTTTCCATTTATCATAACAATGACTTTATAAAAGTGGGACTAATTAATGTAGCTTATCCAGAATACCGAAAACGATATTTTAAATAATAATTAATAGAGATCTTAGTGAAATAACATATCATGAACTATATCATCTTTTTTAAGTGAAATTGGATAAAAAGTTGGCCAGTTTTCTACTTCGCTTAATAGTACCTCTTGCGAGTCATTTCCCATATAAATATGAAAATGTGACGAAGATGTCGGTTCTATAATATGATCACTAAATTGCACATATTTTGGAGCTTGACTATTTTTATCTGTACACTCAAATAAATACCTTACCCCTTTTTTACCTGAAACATAAGTTAAAATCTTATATCCTGCATATTTGTACTCGCATTGGTTTGCATTATCTTTTGTAAAAAAGGCTATTGAATTACCATCGATTGAGATAATTTCAAGATCTGTTTTATAACCTTTTTGATAGTAATCTTGATAGTATTCAATAGATTTATTATTTTTTTCAGCCTTATCTTTTAAGACAGATTCTAAATCACCATTTTTTAAATAGTGATAAATAGATTGCCAATTACCTTGCCAATCAGACAAAGAACGGTCTTTAACATCTTTATCATCAAAAATACCTGTAGCAGCTAACTTAGCTTGTTCTGATTGTTCATGCTGATGACCATGATTATGTGAATCCGCAAAAGCGCTATTAACTAAACAGTAACCTAAAAGACAAGATGCTAATGGTAATACTTTTAAAATCATAAAACTCTCTCCTTAATATATTTTATTGTTATGTTATAACGTAACAATTATTACATAAGAAAAGAGATTTTAAAATCATTATTTGGTAGATTTATCAATTAGGTAGTAAAACCTAGTCTTTCATGACTAGTATGTAAAGGCTCATATCAGTTCACACCGAAAGGTACTTCATTTTACAGTGGAAAGTACGAACAGGCTGTTGGTGTTCTAAATCAAAATCAAGTAGTAATGTTTTTAATCCCGAATACGTACTAAATGCAGCGACATTAACAACGGTGGTCGATTTAGTTGATCCGACTTTAGTATCGGCGATCGTAATCACTTTTGCTGAGTTTTCATGAGATTAACTCTTAATTAATAAAATAAACATTCATATATTTTATTAATTCGGTTAATAAATGGTGGCCTCTACTGGACTTGAACCAGTGACCAATTGATTATGAGTCGATTGCTTATAAAAATAGCATTGAAAATTGCAATAAAATAGGTGGGACTGGTATTGCTTGATTAATAATAAACTAATAAAACTTTGTGTCAACTTTTGAAATTAACTTTTTACGGTTCTTTTTTTTCAAATATTTTACTATTGATAAATAACAGCAGTGAAGTTCAAAAAGATGGTTAGCATGCAAAAGGATGCGGTACATCCTCTTGCTGGTCACTATCTTCTGTCATAACTAACGACACCACCGTGACCAAGAAAACAAACTACCGCTGAATTAATTATAGATGATAGCCCAGAAGTATTGTTTCTATCGATACACTAGTACCATAATTGTAGTAAGTACCGTCTTTTTTAGTTAAGTACACTTGACCTTTTTGATTCATCTCATCACCTGTAAAATGAATATTATACTGCTTAATTTCTCTTAATGCGGGATGGCTTGCCCACGCTGGCATATCATATAAATTATACGTGAAATCCACGACCGTTTCCGTGGTTTTTCCTCCATATAAATCCGTTTCTCGGTCATACATATTGGTCACTTCTAAAATTTCTCGGCGACCAAAGCAGAATTGAACATCATTTAAATTTTTAATATCTACAAATCCTGCTGTTCTATTTGTTTTATAGTAACGCTTACCTTCCTCCGTTAAGCTATATAAGGGATATATTTTTCCATCTTTTCCCTCAGACAATGTTGAGGTCAGTAATCCAGCCTCTTCAAATGCAGGGAGACGCTCATTATTTAATCTATTTGTGTAAAAATCATTATCATCCTGCGTACCTCCATATGTAACGGGCTCTGCTAAATAGGGAAATCCCGTTATCCGCCCAACATACAAACAATACGCATCCAGTCCTTGATAGCCCTTGACTAAACGCTCTTTCATTCCTTTATAGTCCTGGCAACTGCTCAATAACAACAGTAATGGTAATAATAGCGCATATTTTAAATCACTTAATTTCATCTTATTAATCCTTTTGGTAGTGGTACTCTTGCACTAGGGGTGTTAAGTCAGTGATACTGGTATTGCCATCTTGGTCTGTGACCGTTTTGCTTTTACCCGTTTGCCAGTACTTCACTTTCAGGTAAATTTCATGGTCACCATAGAGTTCGGCCACTTTGTAGGTGATTTTATGACTGGTGGTCTTTTGTCATACGGGTAATACCACTTTTACCAAGTAACCAAACTACCACTGAATCAATTAAAGATAGTAACCTATCAAGTTAGGCTCCATTACGGTACCGCTGCTATAATTATAATAATTGCCATCTTTTTTAGTTAAATAAACTTGCCCTTTTTTATTTTGCTGGTTACCTGTAAAATGAATATTATACTGCTTAATTTCCCTTAATGCCGGATGACTTGCCCACGCTGGCATATCATATAAATTATAGGTGAAGTCCACGACCGTTTCAGTCGTTTTACCGCCATATAAGTCCGTTTCTCGGTCGTACATATTGGTCACTTCCACTATCTCTCGGCGACCAAAGCAGAATTGTGCATCTTTTAAATCATCTCGATGATTAACTAAAGCTGCTTTTGATTGTTTATAATACCGTTTTCCCTCTTCAGTTAAACTGTAAAGCGGATAAGATTGACCATCTTTACCTTTCGCAAGAACTGAGCTTAATAAACCCACTTTTTCAAAGGCTGGTAATAATTCATCAAGTATTTCTTTATCTGAAATATTTTTACTCTCTTTGCTCCAAAGATTGACGGGTTCAGCTAAATAAGGAAATCCCGTTATCCGCCCAACATACAAACAATACGCATCCAGCCCTTGATATCCCTTTACTAAACGTTCTTTCATCCCTTTATAGTCTTGGCAACTACTCAATAACAACAGTAACGGTAATAATAGGGCATATTTTAAATCAGTGAATTTCATCTTATTAGTCCTTTTGGTAGTGATACTCTTGCACCAGTGGCGTTAAATCGGTCATACAAGTATTGCCATCTTGGCCTTTAAACTCTTTAGTTTTGCCCGTTTGCCAGTACTTCACTTTCAGGTAAATATCATGGTCACCATAGAGTTCGGCCACTTTGTAGGTGATTTTATGGCTAGAGGTCTTTTGTAATACCGGTAATGAATTACCCTTATCATCATTCGCTAAAATCATTAATCCCGTATTAGTATGAGAGCTTGACTTTGCTTCGACCGTTACATCACGCATGAGCGTGATGTTCAGCGAGATAGCGGAGATGCAAGAGGATGCGGTACATCCGCTTGTCGGTCACTATCTTCTATTGCAATAAATAACACCACAGTGACAAAGAGACCGAACTACCGCTGAATTAATTATAGATAGTAGCCCAGAGGTATGGTTTCTATTGAACGACTAGTGCCATAATTGTAATAAGTACCATCTTTTTTAGTAAAATAAGCCTGGCCTTTTAAATTATTTAAATCACCGGTAAAATCTTCATTATATTGCTTGATCCCCTTAATAGCTGGATGATTAACCCAAGCCGGAACATCATTAAGGTTATACGTAAATTTAACTACTGTTTCCGTGGTTTTGCCACCGTAAAAATCCGTTTCTCGGTCATACATATTGGTCACTTCCAAAATTTCTCGGCGACCAAAGCAGAATTGGACATCTTTTAAATTTTTAATATCTACAAATCCTGCTGTTCTATTCGTTTTATAGTAACGCTTACCTTCCTCCGTTAAGCTATATAAGGGATATATTTTTCCATCTTTTCCCTCAGACAATGTTGAGATCAGTAATCCAGCCTCTTCAAATGCAGGGAGACGCTCGTTATTTAATCTATTTGTGTAAAAATCATTATCTTCCTGCGTACTTCCATATGTAACGGGTTCAGCTAAATAAGGAAATCCCGTTATCCGCCCAACGTACAAACAATAAGCATCTAACCCTTGATAACCGTTAACTAAACGCTGTTTCATTCCTTTATAATCTTGGCAACTACTCAATAACAGCAGTAACGGCAATAATAGGGCATATTTTAAGTCAGTAAATTTCATCTTATTAATCCTTTTGGTAGTGGTACTCTTGCACTAGTGGCGTTAAGTCAGTCATAGAGGTATTGCCATCTTGGTCTTTAACCGCTTTGGTTTTACCTGT is drawn from Orbaceae bacterium BiB and contains these coding sequences:
- a CDS encoding 6-phosphogluconolactonase; amino-acid sequence: MKIITVNNMVELSQRLAAEFLYDISKPNSVIGLPGGSTPIGMYQLITAIVKNNPAYKTVTYCNLDEVISKDGRIKMINEFLNQQFYEPNNIPSAQRYDLNLDNIAEFESFLTEQGGLDAIYLGVGIDGHIAGITPGTPFEQITSIQAMTPHFKDLVQAGLGGLTNIPDKLVTAGPKTLMKAKKITVMLSGASKADIVRQAFFGKVTEAVPASILQLHPNVTLLLDNAAAGK
- the zinT gene encoding metal-binding protein ZinT; protein product: MILKVLPLASCLLGYCLVNSAFADSHNHGHQHEQSEQAKLAATGIFDDKDVKDRSLSDWQGNWQSIYHYLKNGDLESVLKDKAEKNNKSIEYYQDYYQKGYKTDLEIISIDGNSIAFFTKDNANQCEYKYAGYKILTYVSGKKGVRYLFECTDKNSQAPKYVQFSDHIIEPTSSSHFHIYMGNDSQEVLLSEVENWPTFYPISLKKDDIVHDMLFH
- a CDS encoding AAA family ATPase; amino-acid sequence: MITIADTKVGSTKSTTVVNVAAFSTYSGLKTLLLDFDLEHQQPVRTFHCKMKYLSV